The Carassius gibelio isolate Cgi1373 ecotype wild population from Czech Republic chromosome B19, carGib1.2-hapl.c, whole genome shotgun sequence genomic interval AGTGTATTTAAGAtgtcatttattactgtgatCAAAGTTGAATATTCAGCatccagtcttcaatgtctcatgatccttcagaaatcattcaaatatgctggtttgctgttcaagaaacatttcttattgttagtatcaatgttgaaactagttgtgctgcttcatattgttGTGAAAACcgtgatcatttttttttttgggggggggggattctttgatgtaaaatattttaaaatcttaactgtcacattttattaatttattcagcaTCCTTGATGAACGAAAGTATTAATTCcccttaaaaacaaatattgctCCTTCTAAAAGTGTAGTATGTAAAAGTAGCGTATACTTGTATATATTCATGTTTAAAAGTTTTACTAACACTCTCTTCTTACCTCACTCTTCCAGGCAGTGAAGTCTCGGACAGGTCCTGGTGAGTATCTGCGTAATGCCCTGTGGCACACAGGAGACACACCGGGGGAAGTTACTTTGCTCTGGAAGGACCCGAGGAATGTGGGTTGGAAGGACAGAACGTCCTATCGCTGGCACCTCACTCACCGCCCACAGGTGGGCTACATACGGTGAGAGCTAATCTAATATGAATCGTAAAGAAACCGTCAAAACAACTACTGCATATCTGTTACCACTAAACCTTGGAAATATTTTGTAGAGTTTGACCGGATTCTCTATATCTGTGGTGTAGATTAAGATTGTATGAAGGTACAGCCCTAGTGGCAGATTCAGGGGTCCTGATAGACACAACTATGAGAGGAGGGCGGCTGGGCGTCTTCTGCTTCTCTCAGGAGAACGTCATATGGTCTAATCTCGGCTATAGATGCAATGGTAAGCAGCATGACTAGGGATGCGTTCTGAGCATCTGAGGGCCAGCTGTTTGAACATGCAGTTTAATACAGTGTTTGAGTGTCTCACTTTTTGTATATTGCACAGATTCTATTCCAGATGACTTCATGCTGTACCAGAAGCAGATGAATGTGAGGACATAAGCGTCCCCTCATCTCAAGAagctgtgtgtttatgtatatgtgtgttcagAGAGCTAGGATGAGATAACGATTTATATGTTTTGTTATCTTTTGAAATTCTGAAGAGTATttgcaaaaatgttaataaaaaaagtgtcCATAGACATTTGACCATGTAAAATGTGCACAGTTGTAATTGAGCAATTGTCTCATAGTTTTCTCATCCAGGGCCTCTTTCATCTAAAGAAACTATGATTGTGAGGTTGTTTTGGTCATTTCAGTACCATGGACAGTGCTTTACTACATATTTGCCACAGTGTGGCACAAATGTttactgaagaaaataaataagggCTTTTAGCATAACGCAAAGCAGGTGTATTTATCCAGACACAAACTATTTGGTGGTTAGACATGGTATGGGATTATTAAGAGCCACAACAAACTAAAATAGAATGAGACCCCAGAGAAATAATAAGTTAATGTTAAGAATAAAGGTTAATGTTGGGgatgtaatgtttcttttttctgtttatgtatgtatgtatgactATGATGAAATACAATTTCAACGAAAAGTGGGAGAGCACGTTTTGGCTATTTTGAGACTGTCGTCTAAATGATTCAGATAAATAAGCATCTAGGTTGTCtcatacataaataattattcaGTACTAGCATTCCTAAAAATGAAGTTTCATATTACTTATGTGTTtcctattattatattattccgaGGCATTACAATAGCAATACACATACTACAGTGGCCTTGgtgataaaatgacattttaatatccTCTCTAACTCATTCACGCTCTTTAACTTTTGTTCAAACAGGCTTCAAATGCATAAATCACAGTGATAGAAGCTCATCTAAATGAGTGTATTCCAGATTTCAAAATAAACGTATTACCAAATAAGATGCGTCTACTGCACTAATTCACCCTAGAATTATGTGCCATGGAAAATACAAGTtctgttgtattgtttttttaaatggtgaaATCTTTTTCTTTCACATATTTGCCAAGAGAAAGAAATCCAAATGACTGGACAAAGAGCAAGGGCCAAAAACAGAAGAACAAAAAAGGACATTTCAAACCGAGGGGAACCTGAAACCTGAACCTGAAACTTCAGATTTTCAGGAACATAAACTTCAATGATTTCTCAAACAGTTTCAATAATAAGAAGCTCATGCTATAAGATGTTAGCTGTAATTTGTCTCATTctgcagagcagagagagcaatGCCTGACTCCAGCCAGTTCCAATCCAAGTCACAGCCTATAGATCTTTAGACTTCTGGAATTTGATCACTAGAGGGCACCGTACAACTGATTGCGAAATCGCAGAGTGTGTGACTATTTATATCCACCATCGGGGGTGCCACTATGGTTTCCGGGCCCCCTGAACATCATTGACTCTGGAGTACAATAAAAGTgcatatttaatcaatttaacCACAATTCTTTTCAACAAAAGttgtattgtttaaaatatagaGACAGCATGCAAGCTTCACTCTGTGTTCTTGTCTCCCTTCCATCCTGTCTATCATCACCATCAGGAGGTGAAATTAAGCATGAACTTTGGTTCCAAAAAAGACAGTTGAGAGACAGGTTTATTCACAGCCCCTTTATCATTGCAAATCGCACATTTCAGTTTTTAACACCCTGCACAAATATTCATTTCTATGTGTTGATCCCCAGGTCATAAATCCTTATTACACTGAAGGGGAGCATGTGTGCTGTCTGCCACCACGCAGAATTACTGCTTTCCTAAATGGTGAAAGTGTTCACTACGTCAAAAACATCACTCTCATATGCCTCCAAATCACTCTTTTCTTGATGCATTTGCTGAGCCATTTTGAAAATCAATAACAGTTCTTGTGCTAGTGTGATCAGATTAACTccgctgcatttatttaatcaaaaatacaatattaaaaagaattgttttgtaatttgaaaaatataggcctacttcAGACTTCAGTGACATGATCCTTGAGAAATAATTTGAATTTGCTGGTTTGCTACTCAAGAAATAGGTATTATTATTACGTATTACTGATGTGTGTGTACAGAGCTGGAGTATGCAGGGAATAGGATGAGATTAGCAGTACGTCACATGTCTTGAGGAGGAGCTTGAGCTGAACACAGTGTGATGTGCAGCACAGAGGACCAGAGCACAATCTCCTCTCGCTGTCAGCACACAGGCTAGAGACTTGTGTGTTCAAGTGCGTCTGtgcatagcctatatatatatacatatatactattTTTGACGGGTTCTCTTGAACTAGCCCAAACATGCTCGTTTGTTCAAAGTGCATAAAGCGGACCATGAGGAACGGAACTGCACTGCCATGAAAGTTTGATCTGGTGTAAATCCTCCCGTGCAAATGAGGACACTTCACGAGCAGCATTTCTGGACGATGGCCGTGTTTAAACAGGAACGACATCAAGGACTTTGTTTGTAACTCGTGCAGATACAGAGAAGTGATCCGCTGTTGAGCACAAGGAAGTGGATGCGCTTATGCGAATTCTGTTTTTGGAAGGATTTAATGCAGACATTAATGCAGTGCGCGCGCGCGTGATGTGCGGGACGAACAGGTGAGAAAAAACACTCCCCTCATTGGAAACAAGTCCCACCATGGTAACCCAAAGAGTAGCTacagtaattataaaaataaaaataaaaatctaaatattgagtaaAATCTCCTTTAAAGTCGTTAAGATTACATTCttaagttttcatatatttacaataggaaatttacttaatatgttcatggaacatgatcttcacttaatatcctaaGGATAATTTTGATCCATTcattgtattgttggctattgctacaaatatactcgtgtgacttatgactggttttgtggtccagccCAGGGTTACAATTTATTGCAAATGTGATTACAAATAACACAATTTCAGTGAGAAGATAGTATTTTTTCATAGTATTTGGTTTATCACTCTCAGGTTGCTCCAAACCGTATGCTTTTCTTCTGTGGAGAAATTTTAGGAatgtgcaaaaacaaacaaaaaaaaaagtgtatgtggACTCCCAGGATTTCAGGATTCAAAACTGACactaaaacaccaaaaaaaatgatatagtagcaaacattaacaaatatattttataatacaacTTGATAGAACTGATAGAAATGTAAGTCATTATATAATGATAATTTTCACCTTCAGTGAGCTGTTCTTGCTACCACTGGATCAGAGAGTCATCAGTGAGTCGAACGGATCCGTTagatttgtgaacaaatcattcagaacTGGTCACTGAATTAACTGATTGATCTCAagattgattcattcaaaaaactCAAATATTACTTTACTGTAAACTGTTATAAAAACACAGAGGAGATCAAGGACAAGTATCAAGAATGACATTTCTTTAAGATTCTAAATGTctacatttaaacataattttaaggttccatttgttaacattaggtaACTGCATAGTGAACATGAACTAAAAAGGAAAAATACTTctgtaacatttatattaaatttagttattgttaattaaaaaatttactgctttgttaaaatctaaaagtttaatCTTTTAATATTGTTTATGGAGCTAAGCTAAGATGAACTAATAGGGaacaattatgtttttattaactgaCATTAAAATAGATTcacaatactgtaaaaaaatgtattggttaTGGTTCGTTAATGATCGTTTACTAGATCATTTAAAGtcgtcatttatttattataatgcttTACATATAATCTTCCCAGGAACTCATCCTTGCCCCTCATCAGCCCAGTCTTGACCTTCTAGATTCCCAACAGTGAGGCACAAGCACTTTATTTCTGAGCCACATTAACCCACACAGCTGGTGTCTTCAGCACCTCAGTGGACTCATGGGTACCATACTGTCCCTCTCCCCGGGTCCTCGAAAACCCGGTTATTATGACAACCGGCCCGGTTCTCTAAGCCATTACCCGAGCCTGAGCAGCCGCTCGCTGAACACTCAAAAAGACACCAACCACAAACGTGGCCACTCCATCTTCCTCCCCGCTCTCACTTGGAAACGCCTGGTGGCCTCCACCAAGAAGCGGGGCGAGTCCAAAAAAGCCTATCCTGGAGGTCAAGGGACCGGTGGGGCTCCTCTCAACAACAATAACATCTACCAGAAGGATCCAGTCTTGCACCTCAACCGTGAAAATGTGAAGAAGTCTCTCTCCTGCGCCAACCTCACTAGCTATGATGGTCCAGCGGGTCTGGGCCTAGGTGTAGGGCTGGGTGTGGGatacggcaaaccacagcagatTTCCTCCGTAAAGAAGATCGCGCCCACGTGCACCTCCTCACCCAAGCGTGTGATCGTCCAGGCCTCGACCAGCGAGCTGCTCCGCTGCCTGGGTGAGTTTCTGTGTGGCCGCTGCTATCGGCTCAAGCACCTTTCCCCGGCCGATCCGGTCTTGTGGCTCCGCGCTGTGGACCGCTCACTCTTGCTCCAGGGCTGGCAGGACCAAGCCTTCGTGACGCCGGCCAATGTGGTGTTTGTGTACATGCTGTGCCGCGACGTGGTGGATGGCGACGTGGTGTCTTCAGAGCATGAGCTCCAAGCAATTCTCCTTACCTGCCTGTACCTGTCGTACTCCTACATGGGGAACGAGATCTCGTACCCGCTCAAGCCCTTCCTGGTGGAGGCGGCTAAAGAGGCATTCTGGGACCGTTGCCTGGCCATTATCGACATCACCAGTGCCAAGATGCTGCGCATCAACGCAGACCCGCATTTCTTCACGCAGGTCTTCGCTGATCTGAAGAGCGAAGGAGGCTGCGCTTTGCAGGACTACGCTAGAGTTCTGGATCAGTGAAATTAGGATGAGGCGGATTGTCTCTGTAAATGTGACGCCGTCAACATCTAGCACATTCATTCCATGATTCTGGGCCCCCACATGCCTTGTCATTTAACATTATGAGTCTTGTTTCGACTGACCATTCTTCAAGAAACAGAAGAAACATATTCCTGGTGAAAAGACCTGCACAGACCTGTGAGGATATCCAGGTGTATGTTGGTTTGGTGCTGGTCTAACTGTTGAACTACACAGTCTTTTTGGTGGTTAGTTAAGAATCATGCTGATGAGCATCTGTGATGCAGGAGAAGAAAGTATAGTGAGCTTTTAGATACAGAAACATAAAATACGATCCTAAAATGTTCTTTATGTGTATTGATGATTCCATTAATAACCTTTAActtccatggaatctttccattccacaaaacgTTCTTTATTGTAAAGTAAGcttctttagatttttaaaatgttcttcatactAAAGAATAATGTTTCTTTAAGGAACTGTTTGCTGAAAGGTTGTTTGagcaacaaaaaatggtttttcTGCAAAAACTCCCTTCTGGCTAAAGGTTCTtcggattaaaaaaaatatttcttcataCTAAGAAAAAAGGTTCTTAGTTTTAAGCTGTTCGCTAAAAGGTTTTTTGTTGAACTCGTGGTTGAACCCAAAATTATTCTTCTATAGTGTCACTACAAAAACCCTCTTTttggaagtattttttttttcaaaatgggcATTTccaacttttttcttttctcattcaATTCCTCTAtcttaaaatttttatatattcataatttagGGATAAACATCAAAAGGAAGGGAGAACTTGTCCATCTGCATAGAAGTTTAGTATTTACTCTGTTGTCAACCTACTGTTTTTCAAAAGTAGTTATGATTCCCTTACTAAATATTTCAGTTCCTCTACCATTTTGACATCTAGTGGGAGAGAAACTGCAACAGAAACCATCCGACAAAGAGCATTTTAGtgagagtgcatgtgtgtgatgGGCAACAAACAGTGAACATCAACAGCTGTTGGTTATCATGTTGTCCTTCCTTTATTTCATGTGTTGGACGTTGGGGCACCAGCTGCAATGGCATTAACAAGATTAACAGAttagtgtcacacacacacaagtggtcTCAATGCTTCTGCTTGCTATCCAGCTCTAGGTTGAATGGCTTATACATGTTGGCCATATCTTGGTGTCTGTATAACAATATAGTGTCATTGAAAATATGTGTCATATTTCCGTCTATAAGATTGCATCCTTTCCCTTTAGAGTGTGATGGAAATGAACCAAGAGGCCTGATTATCTTATTGCTCTCATATCACAGTTGTTTACGTGTTACTCAGTCATATTTGacataaatgtcatatttatgtcCCTTAAAGTCAACCAAAATTGATCTTTCCTAAAACACAGCTGGTTATATTGTGCACTTTATCGGCACACATTGCTCCCAAGTTTGTAGTATGTAATCATCTATTAAAACCTGCTCCGCCTCTTGCAGAAATGATAACGCGAGTAATAGATAAAACACGCATACTGACAGTCACAGATGCAGCACATGCAGATACAACAGATGCGCTCTTCTCTGGGTCAGGGTTTCAGGTGTCAGCGCTCAGACAGAAGCCCAGGGACAGCAGCAGCATGTGGCACGGCAAGCACTCGTTAATCTTATTGTGGCGTTTTAAGGCAGGTCCATAGGGCGCCATACTCCAGCTCCCCAGCAAAAGCCGACTTTAAACACATACTTCAGCCCACACACACTCTCGTATATGAGCACACATGCTTGCTTAAATTATCTGTAACTACACATACATTTTCAGGCTAGTAATTGCAAATGCGCTGATATGCATGTGCATATGCATGCACCTTCTTCAACACTGAAGCGATAATCAGCTTTTGATCCTTGCCAGCAATTTAGTAAAGTGAGCTAAAAATGCCACAATAACCAAATGCCATTCAGATCAGATGAGATTTCTCTTGCTGAAAGAAGCAGAAAAGGCACATCTTGTGTCCTGACTATGCGTAACGCAGATGTTACATAACAAACACAGGAAAACAGAACTGTGAACTTTAAACAAGAACTTgcctaatatgtatttttatattaataactgTGAGGgattgaagggaaaaaaacaaggtttcacttattttaaaagcaagtacccttgtgaaaaagaagtgtttaattgtattgaatgtgcacatgTAGTGtgattcaaatcttaaaagtatgtttttaacatttaaaccaTATAAAAATGGCACTTAAGTGTACTTATGTTTCCTTATATACTTAAGTATATGTTTAAAAGTTCCACTTTGTAATAGTTTTGAGTAACGTTTTAATCATGCttaacttttattgtgttttgtgtgttgaagtacacttatttttcatgtttgactaacatactaaagcacatggaAAGTACTTGATTTTAAATATAAGTTAAACTAACTGTAGTCTAttgaatattacatttaaagttaaaatattgtaaatttaCTAAATTGCAACTCCTTCATCACAAATGtgtaaattacaaatatacatttaaatttaaatatataaaataaaatgttcataacCTTGTCAATATAATTTGCATTATGGTTAgtgtaaatgtaatgcaaaatctGCTGACAAGCATTTACGaactcatgtatttaaatatatattggtatacagtttaatttagtatgataaagtgtacttcttttgaCGTCGATAGTGACCCCATGAAATCCAAATTGGAATGGCTTTTGgttcatgtgtttttttattatttattaatataatataatataatatataaaaaaataaggtttaaagaatttatatgctaatgtttctaataaactgacaaaatatattttaacaaatatacaACTTTAAAatccagccccccccccccacccaaaaaaaaatataattctattGATGACTCACTTTCTATTTTTCCCAACCAGCAATAGAAAGTTATGATTTAAACCAAATGCCctccccattaaaaaaaaaaaaaagaacaagcccTTTGATATGTACTgccccaacttcctgtttcaacatGATATGTCAAAACAAAGAATAAAATTGCAATTGTCTAAATCTTTTATGGGATCTTTAGCATATTTTAATTGTGTAATGCAGGAAGATACAGACATCAGTAACACAATTTGAAATATGATCTCAAACACTTTTACCATGAGTTGTTCTCAATTTGCAGCAGTTTAATTTCTGACCAAAGCATGGGTTGATTTGTACTCAGTTATTTTACCTTGATAAACAGCAGGAAAGACAGTGGCATAAAGGAAGTACCTATAAAGAGAGTCGGTGTGTCTACAGATCTCCATTTCAGCCTCTAGTCGTTTCCATTTCAGCCTCAGGGGAGGATGTTATTTACAGGAACTTGTGGCCACAGACAAGCTACTGGCATACTATAGGGTGTACATATCCCTCCTGATCCACTGTGATTCCCCCATCCCTCTCGCCTTTCACAAACACATCACTTGTTTTCCTCGCCTCGGTTAAAGTGATTTAGTTTGCCCTTGTGTACAGAGAGCGCTGACAGAGTGCTGTTGTTGCATAGCCAGTGTGCGCAGCTTTAGCAGTGGTCTTGTGCGACATAAACTAGCctgctgtgtttctgtgtgtacctcctggctggctcgccattgtgcactgctgctcaaACTGTTCCTCCATTGTTTCTCACCCATGTGCACTGAAGCTCTGGGATTTTTCTGGAATATCTGCTGCCTTCAAGTCATATGGGAACTTCCTATTTATGAGTTTATAAATCGTGATTATGACATGTTGTACattcaagcaattttagtttgaaTGAAGTTGTGTTTCATTGGCCGATTTTCTTGTTTTTTACTTCCTGACAATGTAAATGACGGGAAGGTGTGAAACTTGTCGGCTTTATTACAAATCCCCATCAATTTATACAAAATGCATACAAACTAAATTGTAAACAGATTATAAATGACATTGACACATTGACACAGCTTCTACTCAGAAAACAAGGGTTTAAACTCATGATTATGACATTGTAGTGGCATTCATGAGcttatttcataaaaatacattttgaaggcACCAAGTATTCTAGGTTCCATACTTGCTCTGAACTTTGTGATGAATGGTGATAAATATTTCAGACGTGAAACATTTGTGCCTTGATCTGGATATAAACTGTCTCCCTTAATGTATTGAATATTGCTTTGGTAACAAAGACACACACCTAAATCCAAGACAGCAAACTAAGGAAAGCCATGACTCAGAAAGGGATTGATTATAGAGACGTTGATTTTCTCAGGCTAGAATAATCACAACTCTTCATGAGCCATTCTCCACTCCCATCGATGATACTCTTCTGATCATTTCTTCTGTTGCCAGTCAATCAGCTGGACCTTGAAACACCTTTGAAGGATGCGCTTGCACAAATGTCCTTGTTACACCTCAAATGCTTCATCGATTGCTGTACGTGgagatttttttatgttgacaaaACAAGCACACAGGGACCTCAAATCCCTATGGATTTTCCAACGAAAAAGACATGTGACTGGCATGTGATGTTCAAGTCTAAATGAAGACATTACAGCATGAAGATGGACACTCAGGATCTGGATGTTAAGTAGACTCTATTGTAGACTGCAAGTTGGCGTTACTCTATGAGTTACAGCTACTAAGATGTATCAATGTTTTAAATGCTGCTAAATGTATGTAGAATACGAAAGGAACGCCATGTAGCGTCTGGATTCAGAAACATATCCAGTGTGATGTAAATAAGTTGCTTGTATCAATgtgaaatgactgaaaaaaaatgcatgtatatCGTTCAGGAATTGCTACTGTTGTGGTGTACATGTCAACttgatagtatatatatattttttttcccagtttGTATTTCAGTTTAAGGTTAAAAGGAAATTCCagaatgttttgtttgtgttttcattttaactgtaattattattattatttgtactgaAAAAGTTTCTATCAGCTCATCCCTGGTTCTGGAAATCTAGAATAATTTCAGACTTCTGTTTGCATTGTGGTT includes:
- the si:dkeyp-92c9.2 gene encoding cyclin-dependent kinase 5 activator 1, coding for MGTILSLSPGPRKPGYYDNRPGSLSHYPSLSSRSLNTQKDTNHKRGHSIFLPALTWKRLVASTKKRGESKKAYPGGQGTGGAPLNNNNIYQKDPVLHLNRENVKKSLSCANLTSYDGPAGLGLGVGLGVGYGKPQQISSVKKIAPTCTSSPKRVIVQASTSELLRCLGEFLCGRCYRLKHLSPADPVLWLRAVDRSLLLQGWQDQAFVTPANVVFVYMLCRDVVDGDVVSSEHELQAILLTCLYLSYSYMGNEISYPLKPFLVEAAKEAFWDRCLAIIDITSAKMLRINADPHFFTQVFADLKSEGGCALQDYARVLDQ